The following are encoded together in the Pseudodesulfovibrio indicus genome:
- a CDS encoding CoB--CoM heterodisulfide reductase iron-sulfur subunit B family protein: MSRSLRFAYYPGCSGQGTSIEYDRSTRGICRALGIELVDIPDWSCCGSTPAHTVDHVLSAALSARNILQAESLKDVRGIITPCPSCLTNLKTAARRMRDADFKARVDSLLDAPCRNDLPVMSVLQVIYQELGPEAVKARVTSPLTGLKVAPYYGCIMNRPPEIMDFDDCENPIAMDRLMLAAGAEVMPFPLKVECCGASFGVARNEVVTRLSGKLLDAAACCGASAMVTACPLCQMNLDLRQGQINRANGSRHDLPIFYYTQLIGMALGLNGSDLMLDKLCVDPKTLLRHMRAAQSAAAS, encoded by the coding sequence ATGAGCCGCAGTCTGAGATTCGCCTATTATCCCGGCTGTTCCGGTCAGGGAACGTCCATCGAGTACGACCGCTCGACCCGCGGCATCTGCCGGGCCCTCGGCATCGAGCTGGTGGACATCCCGGACTGGAGCTGCTGCGGTTCCACCCCGGCCCACACCGTGGACCACGTGCTCTCCGCCGCGCTGTCCGCGCGCAACATCCTGCAGGCCGAATCCCTGAAGGACGTCAGGGGCATCATCACGCCCTGCCCCAGCTGCCTGACCAACCTCAAGACGGCCGCCCGCCGCATGCGCGACGCGGACTTCAAGGCCCGGGTCGACAGCCTGCTGGACGCACCGTGCCGCAACGACCTGCCCGTCATGTCCGTGCTCCAGGTCATCTACCAGGAGCTGGGACCGGAAGCGGTCAAGGCCCGGGTGACCAGCCCGCTGACCGGGCTGAAGGTGGCCCCGTACTACGGCTGCATCATGAACCGCCCGCCGGAGATCATGGACTTTGACGACTGCGAAAACCCCATCGCCATGGACCGGCTCATGCTGGCCGCCGGGGCCGAGGTCATGCCCTTTCCCCTCAAGGTGGAATGCTGCGGGGCTTCCTTCGGCGTGGCCAGGAACGAGGTGGTCACCCGGCTGTCCGGCAAGCTGCTGGACGCCGCCGCGTGCTGCGGCGCGAGCGCCATGGTCACGGCCTGCCCGCTGTGCCAGATGAACCTGGACCTGCGCCAGGGGCAGATCAACCGGGCCAACGGCAGCAGGCACGACCTGCCCATATTCTACTACACGCAGCTCATCGGCATGGCCTTGGGCCTGAACGGCTCGGACCTCATGCTGGACAAGCTGTGCGTGGACCCCAAAACGCTGCTCCGGCATATGCGCGCCGCCCAGTCCGCGGCGGCGTCGTAA
- a CDS encoding 4Fe-4S dicluster domain-containing protein, translating to MAAKFLAKDNLSPWLAELSAAYRTLVPHREGEAVVFRKFHSGMVPELGLRPTVSPKGAVFPQCEPLMTFRYDKDADDPGKVRVSVRERKDETPTVVVGARSCDAAGFNSFDRVYVTDKVTDQNYLARRTRTLIVTLACTRPATTCFCNWVGGGPGDTAGADVRMTPLSDGWLLESVTERGETLLDGALLEDGASRESEARAVLEAAEGAMTPGPDLSAAPAKLLALFDDAGFWEAATAKCLSCGACTYLCPTCYCFNITDEQCGLEGVRLRTWDNCMSSQFTEEASGHNPRPTKGHRFKNRIGHKFGYYPSLHGGAIACVGCGRCIKSCPVSMDVREVVRNVLAAPAGPEEI from the coding sequence ATGGCCGCCAAATTCCTTGCGAAAGACAATCTGTCCCCGTGGCTGGCCGAGCTCTCCGCGGCCTACCGCACCCTGGTCCCCCACCGGGAGGGCGAGGCGGTGGTCTTCCGGAAGTTCCATTCCGGCATGGTTCCCGAGCTGGGGCTGCGGCCCACGGTGTCGCCCAAGGGGGCGGTGTTCCCGCAGTGCGAGCCGCTGATGACCTTCCGCTACGACAAGGACGCGGACGATCCCGGCAAGGTCCGGGTGTCCGTGCGCGAACGAAAGGACGAGACCCCGACCGTGGTCGTCGGAGCGCGGAGCTGCGACGCCGCCGGGTTCAACAGCTTCGACCGCGTCTACGTCACGGACAAGGTCACGGATCAGAACTACCTGGCCCGCCGGACGCGCACCCTGATCGTGACCCTGGCCTGCACCAGGCCCGCCACCACCTGTTTCTGCAACTGGGTGGGCGGCGGTCCGGGGGATACGGCCGGTGCGGACGTGCGCATGACCCCGCTTTCCGACGGTTGGCTGCTGGAATCCGTCACCGAGCGGGGCGAAACCCTGCTGGACGGCGCCCTGCTCGAAGACGGCGCGTCCCGCGAGTCCGAGGCCCGCGCCGTTCTGGAGGCGGCCGAAGGGGCCATGACCCCGGGACCGGACCTGTCCGCCGCGCCCGCCAAGCTGCTCGCGCTGTTCGACGACGCCGGTTTCTGGGAGGCCGCGACCGCCAAGTGTTTGAGCTGCGGGGCCTGCACCTATCTCTGTCCGACCTGCTACTGCTTCAACATCACGGACGAGCAGTGCGGTCTGGAGGGCGTGCGGCTGCGCACCTGGGACAACTGCATGTCCTCCCAGTTCACGGAGGAGGCCAGCGGACACAATCCCCGGCCCACCAAGGGACATCGCTTCAAGAACCGGATCGGGCACAAGTTCGGCTACTACCCTTCCCTGCACGGCGGCGCGATCGCCTGCGTGGGCTGCGGGCGGTGCATCAAGAGCTGCCCGGTCTCCATGGACGTCCGCGAGGTCGTGCGCAACGTTTTGGCCGCGCCCGCCGGCCCGGAGGAGATATAG
- a CDS encoding CoB--CoM heterodisulfide reductase iron-sulfur subunit A family protein: protein MRIGVFVCHCGSNIAGTVDVERVALEARAFPDVAFASDTMYACSEPGQAAIIEAIREHRLDGVVVASCTPRMHEPTFRKTVERAGLNRYMFEMANIREHVSWIGKDTEANTRKAADLVRMAVAKLANDRTLTPKKFSINKRVLVIGGGVAGIQAALDCADGGLEVVLVEKTATIGGKMAKLDKTFPTVDCSSCILGPKMVDVAQHPNITLYASSEVADIGGYVGNFNVSVRKKATYVDWDACTGCGQCTEKCPSKKATDRFNEEIGTTTAINIPFPQAIPKKASIDPEFCIKLTKGKCGVCEKVCPTRAIRYDQQDEVVEEAVGAIIVATGYDLFDWTRYGEYGGGRYPDVITSLQYERLLSASGPTGGHVKRPSDGKEPETVVFVQCVGSRDKSVGRPYCSGFCCMYTAKQAILTKDHMPESQSYVFYMDIRAPGKMYDEFTRRAMEEYGTRYIRGRVAMIYPKGDKYVVRGADTLMGGQVEIEADLVVLAVGAEASEGAARLAEKLRISYDSYGFYMESHIKLRPVETNTAGVYLAGSCQGPKDIPASVAQGGAAASKVQNLFSKDQLESDPQISNVAIKRCIGCGKCIQTCPFGAIETVDFRGMTKASVIETVCQGCGICTSTCPQGAIQLQHFTDNQILAEVNALCQQSPFRNYE, encoded by the coding sequence ATGCGAATCGGAGTTTTCGTCTGCCACTGCGGCAGCAATATCGCCGGGACGGTCGACGTCGAGCGGGTGGCCCTCGAGGCCCGCGCCTTTCCGGACGTGGCCTTTGCCAGCGACACCATGTACGCCTGCTCGGAACCGGGCCAGGCGGCCATCATCGAGGCCATCCGCGAGCACCGGCTCGACGGCGTGGTGGTCGCCTCTTGCACCCCGCGCATGCATGAGCCCACCTTCCGCAAAACCGTGGAGCGGGCGGGCCTGAACCGGTACATGTTCGAGATGGCCAACATCCGCGAGCACGTCTCGTGGATCGGCAAGGACACGGAGGCCAACACGCGCAAGGCCGCCGACCTGGTGCGCATGGCCGTGGCCAAGCTGGCCAACGACCGCACGCTGACCCCGAAGAAGTTCTCCATCAACAAGCGCGTGCTGGTCATCGGCGGCGGGGTCGCGGGCATCCAGGCAGCCCTGGATTGCGCCGACGGCGGCCTGGAGGTGGTGCTGGTGGAAAAGACCGCCACCATCGGCGGCAAGATGGCCAAGCTGGACAAGACCTTTCCGACCGTGGACTGTTCGAGCTGCATCCTCGGCCCCAAGATGGTGGACGTGGCCCAGCACCCGAACATCACCCTGTACGCCAGCTCCGAGGTGGCCGACATCGGCGGATACGTGGGCAATTTCAACGTCTCGGTCCGCAAGAAGGCCACCTATGTGGACTGGGACGCCTGCACCGGCTGCGGCCAGTGCACGGAGAAGTGTCCGAGCAAAAAGGCCACGGATCGCTTCAACGAGGAGATCGGCACGACCACGGCCATCAACATCCCGTTCCCCCAGGCCATCCCCAAGAAGGCGTCCATCGACCCCGAGTTCTGCATCAAGCTGACCAAGGGCAAGTGCGGCGTCTGCGAAAAGGTCTGCCCCACCCGGGCGATCCGCTACGACCAGCAGGACGAGGTGGTGGAGGAGGCCGTGGGGGCCATCATCGTGGCAACGGGCTACGACCTGTTCGACTGGACGCGGTATGGCGAATACGGCGGCGGGCGGTACCCGGACGTGATCACCTCCCTGCAGTACGAGCGGCTGCTCTCGGCCTCCGGCCCCACCGGCGGCCACGTGAAGCGGCCGTCCGACGGCAAGGAGCCCGAGACCGTGGTCTTCGTCCAGTGCGTGGGCTCCCGCGACAAGTCCGTGGGCCGTCCGTACTGTTCCGGCTTCTGCTGCATGTACACGGCCAAGCAGGCCATCCTGACCAAGGACCACATGCCCGAATCCCAGTCCTACGTCTTCTACATGGACATCCGCGCCCCGGGCAAGATGTACGACGAGTTCACCCGGCGGGCCATGGAGGAATACGGCACCCGGTACATCCGGGGCCGCGTGGCCATGATCTACCCCAAGGGCGACAAGTACGTGGTCCGGGGGGCGGACACCCTGATGGGCGGCCAGGTGGAGATCGAGGCGGACCTCGTGGTCCTGGCCGTGGGCGCCGAGGCCTCCGAGGGCGCGGCCCGGCTGGCCGAGAAGCTGCGGATCTCCTATGATTCCTACGGCTTCTACATGGAGAGCCACATCAAGCTGCGGCCGGTGGAGACCAACACCGCCGGGGTGTACCTGGCCGGTTCCTGCCAGGGTCCCAAGGACATCCCCGCGTCCGTGGCCCAGGGCGGCGCGGCCGCGTCCAAGGTGCAGAACCTGTTCTCCAAGGACCAGCTCGAAAGCGATCCCCAGATATCCAACGTGGCCATAAAGCGCTGCATCGGCTGCGGCAAATGCATCCAGACCTGTCCCTTCGGGGCCATCGAGACGGTGGACTTCCGGGGGATGACCAAGGCTTCGGTCATCGAGACCGTGTGCCAGGGCTGCGGCATCTGCACTTCGACCTGCCCCCAGGGGGCCATCCAGTTGCAGCACTTCACCGACAACCAGATCCTCGCGGAGGTCAACGCCCTGTGTCAGCAATCACCGTTCCGGAATTACGAATAG
- a CDS encoding hydrogenase iron-sulfur subunit, with protein sequence MSAITVPELRIVGFLCNWCSYGGADTAGVGRFQQPTDLRIIRVPCSGRIDPLFVLKSLVNGADGVLVSGCHPRDCHYSEGNFYARRRLEVLKRFLPILGIDERRFEYTWVSASEGQKWKNVVQTFTEHIHELGPAPRLDASLVKTAEALLTDAA encoded by the coding sequence GTGTCAGCAATCACCGTTCCGGAATTACGAATAGTCGGCTTCCTGTGCAACTGGTGCTCCTACGGCGGCGCCGACACCGCCGGAGTGGGCCGTTTCCAGCAGCCCACGGACCTGCGCATCATCCGCGTGCCCTGCTCGGGCCGCATCGACCCGCTGTTCGTGCTCAAGAGCCTGGTCAACGGCGCGGACGGCGTGCTCGTGTCCGGCTGCCATCCGCGCGACTGCCACTACTCCGAGGGCAATTTCTACGCCCGGCGGCGTCTGGAGGTGCTCAAGCGGTTCCTGCCCATACTCGGCATCGACGAGCGCCGTTTCGAGTACACCTGGGTCTCGGCCTCGGAAGGCCAGAAGTGGAAGAACGTGGTCCAGACCTTTACCGAACACATCCACGAGCTGGGTCCCGCGCCCAGGCTCGACGCCTCGCTGGTCAAGACGGCGGAAGCCCTGCTGACCGATGCGGCCTGA
- a CDS encoding 2-oxoacid:acceptor oxidoreductase family protein yields MKQIKLYGIGGQGVVTAAKIIAEAVAIEEGQYAQAVPAYGHERRGAPVYSDVMLSDKPIKLKSFVYHPDYVVIFDMSVLDKGVDVMKGVSPDTVFIINEECVDPSHPFHKHKTYYVGARRIAVDVIKRDIPNSSMCGAMAGAGLVGIEATKAVITRKFKKAGEINAAAAQQACDELRSN; encoded by the coding sequence TTGAAACAGATAAAGCTCTACGGAATAGGTGGCCAAGGCGTGGTCACGGCCGCGAAGATCATTGCGGAAGCCGTGGCGATCGAGGAGGGGCAGTATGCTCAGGCTGTTCCCGCTTACGGGCATGAACGCCGCGGCGCACCCGTCTATTCGGACGTGATGCTCAGCGACAAGCCCATCAAGCTCAAGTCGTTCGTCTATCATCCGGACTACGTCGTGATCTTCGACATGTCCGTCCTGGACAAGGGCGTCGACGTCATGAAGGGCGTCTCTCCCGATACCGTCTTCATCATCAATGAAGAGTGCGTCGATCCCTCCCATCCCTTCCACAAGCACAAGACCTATTACGTCGGCGCCCGCCGCATCGCGGTGGACGTCATCAAGCGGGACATTCCCAACTCCTCCATGTGCGGGGCAATGGCAGGCGCAGGACTGGTCGGCATCGAGGCGACAAAGGCCGTCATCACGAGAAAATTCAAAAAAGCAGGTGAGATCAATGCCGCAGCAGCTCAGCAGGCATGCGATGAACTCCGCAGCAACTAG
- a CDS encoding FAD/NAD(P)-binding protein, translating to MLLELDMADARNPYMPAMGTIIEIIRETPNIKTLRIVLDDERAMKDFTFHPGQVGQLSVFGTGESTFVINSSPTRMDYLQFSIMRTGEVTEKLHTLSVGDQVGVRAPLGNWFPYEDLKGRDIVFVGGGIGMAPLRTLLVYMLDNRADYGNISLLYGARSPQDMAFSYELPDWLGREDLNTVLTIDNPAEGWEHKVGLIPNVLLEMNPSPENCVAVTCGPPIMIKFTLQALAKLGFGDDQILTTLEKRMKCGVGLCGRCNIGGKYVCQDGPVFSYAELKELPNEL from the coding sequence ATGCTGCTGGAACTCGACATGGCCGACGCCAGGAACCCCTACATGCCCGCCATGGGCACGATCATCGAGATCATCCGGGAGACGCCGAACATCAAGACCCTTCGGATCGTGCTCGACGACGAGCGGGCCATGAAGGACTTCACGTTCCATCCCGGCCAGGTGGGCCAGCTGTCCGTATTCGGCACGGGCGAGTCCACCTTCGTCATCAACTCCTCGCCCACGCGCATGGACTACCTGCAGTTCAGCATCATGCGGACGGGCGAGGTCACGGAAAAGCTGCACACCCTGTCCGTGGGCGACCAGGTGGGCGTGCGCGCCCCGCTGGGCAACTGGTTCCCCTACGAGGACCTGAAGGGGCGGGACATCGTGTTCGTGGGCGGCGGCATCGGCATGGCCCCGCTGCGCACGCTGCTCGTCTACATGCTCGACAACCGGGCGGACTACGGCAACATTTCCCTGCTGTACGGGGCGCGCTCGCCCCAGGACATGGCCTTCAGCTATGAGTTGCCCGACTGGCTGGGCCGCGAGGACCTGAACACGGTCCTGACCATCGACAACCCGGCCGAGGGCTGGGAGCACAAGGTCGGGCTGATCCCCAACGTCCTGCTGGAGATGAACCCCTCGCCCGAGAACTGCGTGGCCGTCACCTGCGGCCCGCCCATCATGATCAAGTTCACCCTCCAGGCCCTGGCCAAGCTCGGCTTCGGAGACGACCAGATCCTGACCACCCTGGAGAAGCGCATGAAGTGCGGGGTCGGCCTGTGCGGCCGCTGCAACATCGGCGGCAAATACGTCTGCCAGGACGGCCCGGTCTTCTCCTATGCCGAGCTCAAGGAACTGCCCAACGAGCTCTAG
- a CDS encoding 4Fe-4S binding protein, with amino-acid sequence MATNTGSWRLERPVINGEECIYCGTCQKFCPTNVITVTKADDDSSVVIDFEYCKGCGICANRCPKQCISMVPEEGVCKS; translated from the coding sequence TTGGCAACGAACACGGGCAGTTGGCGGCTGGAGCGTCCGGTCATCAACGGCGAGGAATGCATCTATTGCGGGACATGCCAGAAGTTCTGCCCGACCAACGTCATCACGGTGACCAAGGCGGATGACGACTCCAGCGTCGTCATTGATTTCGAGTACTGCAAGGGCTGCGGAATCTGCGCGAATCGCTGTCCCAAACAGTGCATCTCCATGGTGCCGGAAGAAGGAGTCTGCAAGTCATGA
- a CDS encoding 4Fe-4S dicluster domain-containing protein — protein MSNLEELKHEIKKRLPDLDVVIGWEQGFDPLRTSPLFMRTAEDVDRLLWGPLCVHNLATYLPGLKGRKVGIVVKGCDGRSVVELLQEKLIDRDQVVVFAMPCEGVLSLRKVQKAVGDLDYVESVETDADGVRITADGVDHLLRFEDVAASKCARCGVHTAPLSDVLVGAADAREAEDDYADVTAFETRPQEERLAFWLSEMDRCVRCYACRNACPLCVCRDHCVAQSRDPHWLSQEDSVRDKWFFQMIHAVHLAGRCTECGECERACPVGIPLLLFKRKMNKEIRELFGYRAGMDVNAVPPLQAFKVEEDNIKERTL, from the coding sequence ATGTCGAATCTTGAAGAACTGAAACACGAAATCAAAAAGCGGCTGCCGGACCTGGACGTGGTCATCGGCTGGGAGCAGGGTTTCGACCCGCTGCGGACCAGCCCCCTGTTCATGCGCACCGCGGAGGACGTGGACCGGCTCCTGTGGGGCCCCCTGTGCGTCCACAACCTGGCCACCTACCTGCCCGGGCTCAAAGGCCGGAAGGTCGGCATCGTGGTCAAGGGGTGTGACGGCCGCTCGGTGGTCGAGCTGCTCCAGGAGAAGCTCATCGATCGCGACCAGGTGGTCGTCTTCGCCATGCCCTGCGAGGGGGTGCTGTCCCTGCGCAAGGTCCAAAAAGCCGTGGGCGACCTGGACTATGTGGAGAGCGTGGAGACGGACGCGGACGGCGTGCGGATCACGGCGGACGGCGTCGACCACCTCTTGCGGTTCGAGGACGTGGCCGCCTCCAAATGCGCCCGCTGCGGCGTGCACACCGCCCCGCTGTCGGACGTCCTCGTGGGCGCCGCCGACGCCCGCGAGGCCGAGGACGACTATGCGGACGTAACCGCGTTCGAGACCCGGCCCCAGGAGGAGCGTCTGGCCTTCTGGCTGAGCGAGATGGACCGCTGCGTACGCTGCTACGCCTGCCGCAACGCCTGCCCCCTGTGCGTCTGCCGCGACCACTGCGTGGCCCAGAGCCGCGATCCCCACTGGCTCTCGCAGGAAGACTCCGTGCGGGACAAGTGGTTCTTCCAGATGATCCACGCCGTGCATCTGGCCGGACGGTGCACCGAGTGCGGCGAATGCGAGCGGGCCTGTCCCGTGGGCATTCCCCTGCTGCTCTTCAAGCGCAAGATGAACAAGGAGATCCGCGAGCTGTTCGGCTACCGGGCGGGCATGGACGTCAACGCCGTGCCGCCCCTCCAGGCGTTCAAGGTCGAAGAGGACAACATCAAGGAGAGGACACTGTAA
- a CDS encoding ferritin-like domain-containing protein: MASFFKANEIARTAVDIERKGRAFYLCLEENARSDETRELFRFLAAEEGRHEGIFQALLDRLGDIELPAWATGEEYGMYIQGLIESHALFSDPEAESRMAAMADEREAIRMAMGFEKDTLLFFVEMEAFVPDREKGAVRECIKEEQLHLARLQRMYSKL; encoded by the coding sequence ATGGCGAGTTTTTTCAAAGCCAATGAAATCGCCCGGACGGCGGTGGATATAGAGCGGAAGGGGCGGGCGTTCTACCTGTGCCTGGAGGAGAACGCCCGCAGCGACGAGACGCGGGAACTGTTCCGTTTTCTGGCCGCCGAAGAGGGGCGGCACGAAGGGATATTCCAGGCACTTCTGGACCGCCTGGGAGACATTGAGCTGCCCGCCTGGGCGACCGGCGAGGAATACGGCATGTATATCCAGGGCTTGATCGAGTCCCATGCCCTTTTCTCCGACCCGGAGGCCGAAAGCCGCATGGCCGCCATGGCCGATGAACGGGAGGCCATCCGCATGGCCATGGGTTTCGAGAAGGACACCCTGCTGTTCTTCGTTGAAATGGAAGCGTTTGTCCCGGACCGCGAAAAGGGGGCCGTGCGCGAGTGCATCAAAGAGGAACAGCTGCACCTGGCCCGGCTGCAACGCATGTACAGCAAGCTGTAA
- a CDS encoding 4Fe-4S dicluster domain-containing protein, whose protein sequence is MNVINMKESYDAEFVRAVERESGQNVSLCYQCGNCTAGCPYTEFYDLPVSRIMRGLQAGQRDALLSCRSLWLCATCESCTTRCPNNIDVATIMDVLRHMARKAGKAPEPAVKTFCDAFLDSVRRHGRVFEMGLMTRYMARTGRFLSDVDLSLKVLPKRKLAMRPHDIVGKESIARIYERYDRKEGKQ, encoded by the coding sequence ATGAACGTCATCAATATGAAGGAATCCTATGACGCGGAGTTTGTCCGTGCGGTGGAGCGGGAGAGCGGACAGAACGTCAGCTTGTGCTACCAGTGCGGAAACTGCACGGCGGGCTGCCCGTATACGGAATTTTACGACCTGCCGGTCAGCCGGATCATGCGGGGGCTGCAGGCCGGGCAGCGGGACGCACTGTTGTCCTGCCGTTCCCTCTGGCTGTGCGCCACCTGCGAGTCCTGCACCACGCGGTGTCCCAACAACATCGACGTGGCCACCATCATGGACGTGCTGCGGCACATGGCCCGCAAGGCGGGCAAGGCCCCGGAGCCCGCGGTGAAGACCTTCTGCGACGCCTTTCTCGACTCGGTGCGCCGCCACGGTCGGGTGTTCGAAATGGGCCTGATGACCCGGTACATGGCCCGCACGGGCCGATTCCTGAGCGATGTGGACCTGAGCCTCAAGGTCCTGCCCAAGCGCAAGCTCGCCATGCGACCGCACGACATCGTGGGCAAGGAGAGCATCGCCAGGATCTACGAACGGTATGACCGCAAGGAAGGGAAGCAATGA